Proteins from one Sarcophilus harrisii chromosome 2, mSarHar1.11, whole genome shotgun sequence genomic window:
- the LOC100919095 gene encoding olfactory receptor 6C75-like: MCIIDQMRKTAEMGNGTTVQEFILEGFPALQHLGKFFFTLILLAYSVAFTGNTIIITLTWADYHLQIPMHFFLSNFSFLENCFITTVIPKLLLIFLWGMQKISFLGCLIQAFFFLFWGSTGFLLLAVMSLDRYIAICNPLHYPSIMTRKVCFLLVIFCYVSSFFVVVGVILKVSMLSFCGSNVIKHFLCDVTPLTHLSCSDTKFFESLVFALAILVLVSSLTITIIAYTNIIIKIVNLPSVKERQKAFSTCSSHLIVLCLLYGSSVFIYLKPNQAKTFDTNREAALVNTVVTPLLNPFIYTLRNKQVKQALRNILYRIKLARWIH; encoded by the coding sequence ATGTGCATCATAGATCAAATGAGGAAAACAgcagaaatgggaaatggaacaACTGTCCAGGAATTCATCCTGGAAGGATTTCCTGCTCTCCAGCACCTGGGAAAATTCTTCTTCACCCTCATTTTATTGGCATACTCAGTTGCTTTCACAGGAAATACAATTATCATCACCCTTACATGGGCCGACTACCACCTCCAAATCCCAATGCATTTTTTCCTcagtaatttctctttcttagaaAACTGCTTTATAACAACAGTTATACCCAAACTCCTTTTGATCTTTCTATGGGGAATGcaaaaaatttcctttcttggATGTCTTAtccaagcctttttttttctattttggggaTCAACAGGTTTTTTGCTTCTGGCTGTAATGTCCCTAGACAGGTATATAGCCATTTGTAATCCTCTGCATTACCCCAGCATAATGACCAGGAAGGTATGCTTCCTCTTAGTCATATTCTGTTATGTTTCTAGTTTCTTCGTAGTTGTTGGGGTTATCTTAAAGGTCTCAATGTTATCCTTCTGTGGCTCCAATGTTATCAAACATTTTTTATGTGATGTGACTCCTCTGACACATCTCTCATGCTCTGACACCAAGTTTTTTGAATCATTGGTTTTTGCACTTGCTATTCTTGTACTCGTGTCTTCCCTAACTATAACTATCATAGCTTACACAAATATAATAATCAAGATAGTAAATCTCCCTTCAGTCAAAGAGCGACAGAAGGCTTTCTCTACCTGTTCTTCCCACCTCATTGTCCTCTGTCTATTATATGGAAGTAGTGTTTTTATATATCTGAAGCCAAATCAAGCCAAAACTTTTGACACCAATAGAGAAGCAGCTCTAGTGAATACTGTGGTGACCCCTTTACTGAATCCTTTCATTTATACTCTAAGAAACAAGCAGGTCAAACAAGCTTTGAGAAATATTCTTTACAGGATTAAATTGGCAAGATGGATTCATTAA